Genomic segment of Polycladomyces abyssicola:
ACTGTAACGATTGCTCATCATGAATTCCTCCTTTTTTTATTAATAATAATATTTTATAATCCTGCGGAAATCACTTTTTTCTGAATCTGAGTTGTACCTTCATAGATGGACAGAATCTTGGCATCCCGCATCCATTTTTCCACCGGATAATCCCGCATGTAACCGTATCCGCCCAGGATTTGCACCGCGTTGGTGGTTACCTCCATGGCCGTCTCCGCCGCAAAAGCTTTGGCCATGCTTCCCTCCACAGCACAAGACTCTCCACGATCAGCCAGATCTGCCGCTCTCCACGTCAGCAGACGAGCAGCATCGATCTTGGTTTTCATATCCGCCAACATGAAGGCGATAGCTTGGTTTTTAATGATCGGGCGACCAAACTGTACCCGCTGTTTGGCATACTCCAACGCATACTCGTATGCGGCACGGGCGACACCGACCGCTGCCGCGGCCACTGCCGGACGGGAATACTCCAGCATTTTCATCGCCCCGAAGAAGGCCATGTTTTCCTCGCCAAGCAGGTTTTCCCGTGGCACCCTGACATCCTCCAGAATGACATCGCCGGTGTGGGAAGCGCGAATCCCCATCTTCCGCTCCTTCTTGCCTCCCGACAGCCCCGGCGTGTCTCCGGGAACGATGAAGGCAGATACCCCGTGGTAGCCCGCATCCGGGTCGGTTTTGGCGAAAACCACGTAGAGATCGGCGATTCCACCGTTCGTGATAAAACATTTACGACCGTTGAGAACCCACTCGTCTCCGTCCAACACCGCCCTTGTCTGGATGGCCTTCACATCTGAGCCAGCCCCCGGCTCCGTCAGCGCCATGGCGCCCAGACGGGGGTTTTCCGGATCACAGAGATAGGGCAGCCACTTCTTCTTTTGCTCTTCTGTCCCCATGTAGTAGATGGGAAGACCTGCAAGCCCGATCGCCGAGATGGAGGTGGCGATGCCGGCACATCCCCAGAACAGCTCCTCATTAATGAGGCAAGCGGCCATCACACTGGTCAACCCGCCGCCGCCGTATTCTTCGGGGCAGGCAAAACTGGTCAGGCCTGCTTTGGCTGCCTTTCTGAACACTTCCATGGGAAACTCTTCCCGTTCATCGTACTCCGCAGCCACGGGGCGAATCTCCTTTTCTGCAAATCCGTGCGCCCACTTA
This window contains:
- a CDS encoding acyl-CoA dehydrogenase family protein: MCFQLSPEQEELRKWAHGFAEKEIRPVAAEYDEREEFPMEVFRKAAKAGLTSFACPEEYGGGGLTSVMAACLINEELFWGCAGIATSISAIGLAGLPIYYMGTEEQKKKWLPYLCDPENPRLGAMALTEPGAGSDVKAIQTRAVLDGDEWVLNGRKCFITNGGIADLYVVFAKTDPDAGYHGVSAFIVPGDTPGLSGGKKERKMGIRASHTGDVILEDVRVPRENLLGEENMAFFGAMKMLEYSRPAVAAAAVGVARAAYEYALEYAKQRVQFGRPIIKNQAIAFMLADMKTKIDAARLLTWRAADLADRGESCAVEGSMAKAFAAETAMEVTTNAVQILGGYGYMRDYPVEKWMRDAKILSIYEGTTQIQKKVISAGL